In Streptomyces camelliae, the sequence CTCGGGCAGCGCCAGCAGTTCACGCATCGCGGCCCGGCCGCCCTCGACCCGGAAGTCGGCGTGCCGTACGTAGGCGTCGCCGGCCGGAGCGGCAGCGGGTGCGGAACGCAGCGCCGCGCGGTACCCGGCCAGGCGTTCCTCGGAGGTGGACGCGCCTTGCGGGCCGGTGATGCAGGCGATCCGGCGGTAGCCCGCCGCCAACAGGTGACGGGTGGCCGCCTCGCCGCCGTGCTGGTTGTCCACCTGCACCGCGTCCACCTCAGCCTCGTGCGGCCGGCGGTCCACGGCGACCACGGGCACGCCCCGGGCGAGCAGCGGCTTCAGGTTCGTCTCGTCCTGTGAGGCCGCCGCCACGATCACGCCGGCCATCTGCTCGCCGAGGGCGACCTCCAGGTAGCGGCGCTCCTTGTCGGTGTCCTCGTCGGAGTTGCACAGGACCACCGAGAGACTGGTGCGCTGCGCGGCGTCCTCCACCCCGCGGGCGAGCGAGGTGAAGAACGGGTTCTCGATGTCCGGGATGATCAGCGCGATCACGCTGGAGCGCTGTTTGCGCAGCGACCGGGCGACCCGGTTGGGAGCGAAGCCGAGGGCCTCGGCGGCCTGCTGGACGGACCGGGCGCGCTCCGGCGTCACCTTGCCGCCGTTGAAGACACGCGAGACCGTCGCCGGGGAAACCCCGGCGGCTCGCGCCACGTCATGGATCGTCACCACCAGCGTGCGCATCCTTTCAGCGTGTGTGGGACCAGCGTACCCTGCACCTGAAAAGGATTTCACCAGCCATCTGCACTGACTCCGCCCGGCATCTGCTGGCTATGCTGCCGACGAAGCGCTCGGCAAAGCGCTCAAACGAACAACAGGGTGCGAGGGGACCATCAGCATGCGCGAGCCGGTCGATCTCAGGCGGCAGCGGATCATTGCCGCGGTGCAGTCCCGTGGCGCGATCCGGGTCAGCGATCTCGCCGCGGAGCTGGCGGTGTCGGTGGTGACCGTCCGGCGCGATGTGGAGGAACTGGCCCGCGAGGGCAAGCTGCGCCGCGGCCACGGTGTGGCCCGCCCGGTGCTGCCCGAGGCCGAGCGAGCCGCCGTACCCGCGCCGCCCTCGGCAGACGGCGGTCCGGTCGCGGTCGTGGTGCCCGAGCGCCACGCGTACCTGTACGAGGCGCTGCACGGCGCCCGGAGCGTGTTCGAAGAGGCCGGGATCCGTGTCGTACTGCACATCGCGCCGGCCGTCCCGGGTGCCGAACAGCCGCTTGTGGAGCGGGCGTTGGCGGATGGCGCGCGCGGCCTGCTGATCGCTCCGCGCTGGCGCAGCCGCACCACGGAGGAGGCGGA encodes:
- a CDS encoding LacI family DNA-binding transcriptional regulator → MRTLVVTIHDVARAAGVSPATVSRVFNGGKVTPERARSVQQAAEALGFAPNRVARSLRKQRSSVIALIIPDIENPFFTSLARGVEDAAQRTSLSVVLCNSDEDTDKERRYLEVALGEQMAGVIVAAASQDETNLKPLLARGVPVVAVDRRPHEAEVDAVQVDNQHGGEAATRHLLAAGYRRIACITGPQGASTSEERLAGYRAALRSAPAAAPAGDAYVRHADFRVEGGRAAMRELLALPEPPDAVFVANNLMTIGVLEALREVGRTPPAIGVLSFGDVPWASLVRPSLTTVELPSYELGRSAADLLLQRIEGKPSPLQTVVLRTKLQVRESTAGP